The following proteins come from a genomic window of Phnomibacter ginsenosidimutans:
- a CDS encoding RNA-binding S4 domain-containing protein produces the protein METTEKLRLDKYLWSIRVFKTRSAAAEACEKGRVKLKEDAVKASRTVRVGDVYDVRGENRRWIIQVTGLLHTRQAYSEAIKYYLDLTPPEELEKARVQAESFHTGKRLSKIGRPTKKQRRDLDDLMEG, from the coding sequence ATGGAAACCACAGAAAAACTACGGCTCGATAAATATCTCTGGAGCATACGGGTGTTTAAAACCCGCAGCGCTGCAGCAGAAGCTTGTGAAAAAGGACGGGTGAAACTGAAAGAGGATGCCGTAAAAGCCAGCCGTACTGTACGGGTGGGCGATGTGTACGATGTGCGGGGCGAAAACCGCCGTTGGATTATACAGGTAACCGGCTTGTTGCATACCCGGCAGGCCTACAGCGAGGCCATTAAATATTACCTCGACCTTACCCCACCCGAAGAGCTGGAAAAAGCCAGAGTGCAGGCCGAGAGTTTTCATACCGGCAAACGCCTCAGCAAAATTGGCCGGCCTACCAAAAAGCAACGCCGGGATTTGGATGATTTGATGGAGGGGTAA
- a CDS encoding DUF5916 domain-containing protein — MRLYHCLLALLASSLFGSLAAQPATPLNTANTGSITPLQQEFKTGIRKSSVPITIDGKLDEAVWQETPGIADFWRKFPTDNGKPIRPTTVRITYDDKNLYVAAIAYDSGKAFIQTLKRDFGHDGSDGFAVVVDPLNQHTNGFFFVVNAFNSQSEDQLTTTNGPNFSWDNKWFSATTRHNDHWIAEIAIPFKTLRYKPEQAVWGLNFVRIDTKTNEYSCWTKVPVNFSSWDLGQTGALHWETPPPPAGSNMVLVPYTTGQVQSSKTNGENNYTGKGNAGFDAKIGLTSSLNLDLTVNPDFSQIEVDRQVTNLTRFNIFLPERRTFFLENADLFSSFGMDPIRPFYSRSIGLDKNGQPIPILGGARVTGSVTPSTRIGVMNMQTGNKGSYSMENFTAVSVNQRVLKRSSIRAYGLNRQGFLSSEEKAKDPLAAYGRNVGTEWVYTNVEGTFNAWGAYHKSFKPTISNKDGFANAGFAYNDRKFEFVIDWVNVGTNYYTDMGYVQRIENYDAARDTVVRLGFKHLFNEIQYRIFPKKGIVNTHRLRAETYVVWNPNGTLNERNHESNYSMQFKNTSNFVVGGSYSQVQLLYPISFTGGTPLPAAEYKYWRGFAEYQSDFRKKVAWSTGVVAGDFYNGQYTSLQASLTVRHLPHVSVAVRAEYNKLVFPGNYGSGEIFLIAPRIDINFTTSVFWTTFLQYNTQANNFNINSRFQWRFRPMSDLYLVYTDNYFTDPLLKNKNRALVLKLNYWINV; from the coding sequence ATGCGACTATACCACTGCCTGCTTGCTTTGCTGGCCTCCAGCTTGTTTGGTTCATTGGCTGCCCAGCCAGCCACCCCTCTCAATACTGCCAATACCGGTAGTATTACGCCATTGCAGCAAGAATTTAAAACAGGCATTCGAAAATCATCCGTTCCCATTACCATAGATGGTAAACTGGATGAAGCCGTGTGGCAGGAAACGCCCGGCATCGCCGATTTCTGGCGCAAGTTTCCGACCGACAATGGCAAACCCATCCGGCCTACCACCGTTCGCATTACTTACGATGATAAAAACCTGTACGTAGCTGCTATTGCTTACGATTCGGGCAAGGCATTTATTCAAACCCTGAAGCGGGATTTTGGCCACGATGGCAGCGATGGTTTTGCGGTAGTGGTCGATCCGCTCAACCAGCATACCAATGGTTTTTTCTTTGTGGTAAATGCTTTTAATTCCCAATCGGAAGACCAGCTGACGACGACAAATGGTCCCAATTTTAGCTGGGATAACAAATGGTTTTCGGCTACCACACGCCACAACGATCATTGGATTGCTGAAATAGCGATTCCATTTAAAACGCTGCGCTACAAACCGGAGCAGGCTGTGTGGGGTTTGAATTTTGTACGCATCGATACCAAAACAAACGAATACAGTTGCTGGACAAAAGTGCCGGTTAATTTTTCGAGCTGGGACCTGGGCCAAACCGGTGCATTGCATTGGGAAACACCACCGCCACCAGCAGGTAGCAATATGGTGCTGGTGCCTTATACTACCGGGCAGGTTCAATCCAGCAAAACCAATGGCGAAAACAATTATACGGGCAAAGGCAATGCAGGCTTCGATGCCAAAATCGGTTTGACTTCATCACTCAATTTAGACCTGACGGTGAATCCCGATTTTTCACAAATTGAAGTAGACCGGCAAGTAACCAACCTCACCCGCTTCAATATCTTTTTACCAGAGCGGCGTACCTTTTTTCTCGAAAATGCCGACTTGTTTTCCAGCTTTGGCATGGATCCCATCCGGCCATTTTACAGCCGCAGCATTGGCTTAGATAAAAACGGGCAACCCATTCCAATACTTGGCGGTGCAAGGGTTACCGGCAGTGTTACACCTAGTACACGCATTGGTGTAATGAACATGCAAACGGGTAACAAAGGCAGCTACAGCATGGAAAACTTTACCGCTGTTTCTGTGAATCAACGGGTATTGAAACGGTCTTCTATTCGGGCATACGGATTGAACCGCCAGGGCTTTTTGAGTAGCGAAGAAAAAGCGAAAGACCCTTTGGCTGCCTATGGCAGAAATGTGGGTACAGAATGGGTATACACCAATGTGGAAGGAACCTTTAATGCATGGGGTGCATATCACAAATCATTCAAGCCAACCATTAGCAACAAAGATGGATTTGCCAACGCCGGATTTGCATACAACGACCGCAAGTTTGAGTTTGTGATTGACTGGGTAAATGTGGGTACCAACTACTATACCGATATGGGTTATGTGCAGCGCATCGAAAACTATGATGCTGCCAGAGATACCGTGGTACGCCTTGGCTTTAAGCATTTGTTCAACGAAATCCAGTACCGCATTTTTCCTAAAAAAGGCATCGTCAATACGCACAGGTTACGTGCCGAAACGTATGTGGTTTGGAACCCCAATGGTACACTCAACGAACGCAATCATGAAAGCAATTACAGCATGCAGTTTAAGAATACTTCCAACTTTGTAGTAGGTGGTTCTTACAGTCAGGTGCAATTGCTGTATCCCATTTCATTTACCGGTGGTACTCCGTTGCCTGCTGCCGAATACAAGTATTGGCGGGGCTTTGCCGAGTATCAATCCGATTTTAGAAAGAAAGTGGCTTGGAGTACCGGTGTAGTAGCGGGTGATTTTTACAATGGTCAGTACACCTCATTGCAGGCGTCGCTTACGGTGCGTCATTTGCCCCATGTGAGTGTGGCTGTACGTGCCGAGTACAACAAATTGGTTTTTCCGGGCAATTATGGTAGCGGCGAAATTTTCCTGATTGCTCCCCGTATCGATATCAATTTTACCACCAGCGTATTCTGGACCACTTTTTTGCAATACAATACACAGGCCAACAACTTCAACATCAACAGTCGTTTTCAATGGCGATTCCGGCCCATGAGTGATTTGTACCTGGTGTACACCGACAACTACTTCACCGATCCTTTGCTCAAAAACAAGAACCGGGCATTGGTATTAAAACTCAATTACTGGATCAACGTGTAA
- a CDS encoding dihydroorotase → MALLLQQVTIADPRSAYNGQTTQVLIINGSIAAIGDDIQPSADTRVVDAQGQVLLPGFTDVFSHFCDPGLEYKETLETGAAAAAEGGYCRVLVVPNTQPAVHNKPQVEYIVQKSKNLPVSILPYGAISKNCEGKDLAEMYDMRQSGAVAFSDGINPIQNSQVLTKALLYVKAFDGVVTQVPDEIALSKSGQMHEGVVSTQMGLPGKPALAETLLLNRDIELLRYTGSKLHVTGVSTAASLDLIRRAKAEGLQLTCSVTPYHLSFCDEDLQEYDSNLKVNPPLRTRQDVDAVREAIMDGTVDCIASHHLPHEYDSKVCEFEYAKYGMSGLETCYAAVQTALPALNAAQIAELFALAPARIFGLPLPVIEPGAAAMLTVVAPQQSWTPEKAALHSLGKNNAFIGRTLQGHIKGIIHHQYSSI, encoded by the coding sequence ATGGCATTGCTATTACAACAGGTGACCATTGCCGACCCAAGATCAGCGTACAACGGGCAAACAACTCAGGTGCTTATTATCAACGGCAGCATTGCCGCTATTGGAGATGACATTCAACCTTCGGCCGACACCCGTGTGGTAGATGCCCAAGGCCAGGTGTTACTGCCCGGCTTTACGGATGTGTTCAGCCATTTTTGCGACCCCGGACTGGAATACAAAGAAACGCTGGAAACCGGCGCCGCCGCTGCTGCTGAAGGTGGCTACTGCCGGGTGCTGGTAGTACCCAATACACAACCCGCAGTGCACAACAAGCCGCAGGTAGAATACATTGTACAAAAAAGCAAAAATCTGCCGGTCAGCATTTTGCCCTACGGCGCCATCAGCAAAAACTGCGAAGGCAAAGACCTGGCCGAAATGTACGACATGCGCCAGAGTGGTGCCGTGGCTTTCAGCGATGGTATCAATCCCATTCAAAACAGCCAAGTGCTTACCAAGGCGTTGCTGTATGTAAAAGCGTTTGACGGAGTAGTCACCCAGGTGCCAGATGAAATTGCCCTCAGCAAAAGCGGGCAAATGCATGAAGGCGTGGTGAGCACACAAATGGGCCTGCCCGGTAAACCCGCACTGGCCGAAACTTTATTGCTCAACCGCGACATAGAACTGCTGCGCTACACCGGCAGCAAATTGCATGTAACCGGTGTGAGTACCGCTGCCAGCCTCGACCTTATTCGCCGGGCAAAAGCAGAAGGCCTGCAACTTACATGCTCGGTTACGCCTTACCACCTCAGCTTTTGCGACGAAGACCTGCAGGAGTACGACAGCAACCTGAAAGTAAATCCACCGCTGCGTACCCGCCAGGATGTGGATGCTGTACGAGAAGCCATTATGGATGGCACGGTAGACTGCATCGCCAGCCATCACCTGCCGCATGAATATGACAGCAAAGTGTGCGAATTTGAATATGCCAAATACGGCATGAGTGGTTTGGAAACCTGCTACGCTGCGGTACAAACAGCACTGCCTGCTCTCAACGCTGCACAAATTGCAGAGTTGTTTGCATTGGCACCTGCCCGCATTTTCGGTTTGCCTTTGCCGGTGATAGAACCGGGTGCTGCAGCCATGCTCACAGTGGTAGCCCCGCAACAATCATGGACACCCGAAAAAGCCGCTCTTCATTCTCTTGGTAAAAACAATGCCTTTATTGGACGAACATTGCAAGGCCATATCAAGGGCATCATTCACCATCAATATTCCAGCATCTAA
- a CDS encoding glycosyltransferase family 2 protein, with product MDLSLVIPLLNEAESLPELTHWIHDVCQRQGYAYEIIFVDDGSTDNSWDVIESLRQQYMQVKGIRFQRNYGKSAALNEGFKAAQGNVVITMDADLQDSPDEIPDLVRMIREEQYDLVSGWKKKRYDNKLTKNLPSKLFNAATRKVSGIYLHDFNCGLKAYRKKVVKSIEVYGEMHRYIPVIAKWHGFRKIGEKVVEHRARKYGTTKFGWERFVNGFLDLASITFVGKFGKRPMHFFGLWGTLVFLLGFGISAFLIINKLIDPTYYLTSKPAFYIALVLAIVGVQLFLAGFVSELVSRNSPERNVYGIEEKLGL from the coding sequence ATGGATTTATCGCTTGTAATACCGCTGCTCAATGAAGCAGAATCGTTACCCGAACTTACACACTGGATACACGATGTGTGCCAGCGGCAAGGCTATGCCTACGAAATCATTTTTGTAGACGATGGCAGCACCGACAACAGCTGGGATGTGATTGAATCACTTCGTCAGCAATACATGCAGGTGAAAGGCATTCGTTTTCAGCGCAACTACGGTAAGAGTGCAGCCTTAAACGAAGGTTTCAAAGCAGCACAAGGCAACGTGGTTATAACCATGGATGCCGACTTGCAAGACAGTCCCGACGAAATACCTGATCTGGTGCGTATGATTCGGGAAGAACAATACGACCTGGTAAGTGGCTGGAAGAAAAAACGCTACGACAACAAGCTCACCAAAAATTTACCTTCCAAACTTTTTAATGCGGCCACGCGTAAAGTGAGTGGCATTTACCTGCACGACTTTAACTGCGGTCTGAAAGCCTACCGCAAAAAAGTAGTGAAGAGCATTGAAGTGTATGGTGAAATGCACCGCTATATTCCTGTCATCGCTAAGTGGCATGGCTTCCGCAAGATTGGTGAAAAAGTAGTGGAACACCGTGCCCGCAAATACGGCACCACCAAGTTTGGTTGGGAGCGATTTGTCAATGGTTTTCTCGATCTGGCTTCTATCACTTTTGTAGGCAAGTTTGGCAAGCGACCCATGCACTTTTTTGGTTTGTGGGGCACACTCGTTTTTCTGCTGGGCTTTGGCATCAGTGCATTTCTTATCATCAACAAACTCATTGATCCTACATACTACCTCACCAGCAAGCCCGCATTTTACATTGCGTTGGTACTGGCCATTGTGGGTGTTCAATTATTCCTCGCTGGCTTTGTATCGGAGCTCGTTTCCCGCAACTCACCAGAGCGAAACGTGTATGGTATTGAGGAAAAACTCGGCTTGTGA
- a CDS encoding GxxExxY protein: protein MLIHEAITQEIIHCFFHVYNYLGYGFSEKVYENALCIELAKAGLNVKAQEKIDVFYEQELVGTYYADLLVNNKVIVELKSTGYLKLEHEAQLLNYLKATNIEVGLLLNFGEKAEFKRKVFANINK, encoded by the coding sequence ATGTTGATTCATGAGGCAATAACACAAGAAATAATCCATTGCTTTTTCCATGTCTACAACTATTTAGGTTATGGCTTTTCGGAAAAAGTATATGAAAATGCTTTGTGTATTGAATTGGCAAAGGCCGGACTTAATGTGAAGGCGCAAGAGAAGATTGATGTCTTTTATGAACAAGAATTAGTAGGCACCTATTACGCCGATCTACTCGTAAACAATAAAGTGATTGTTGAATTGAAATCAACCGGTTACCTGAAACTGGAGCATGAAGCTCAATTACTGAATTACCTGAAAGCAACCAACATTGAAGTAGGTCTTTTACTGAACTTTGGAGAGAAAGCAGAATTCAAAAGAAAAGTTTTTGCCAATATCAACAAGTGA
- a CDS encoding sensor histidine kinase, with product MRGLLAIIIVFFVHVLQAQPVHNPMLQWKAGDRMQQLSSKQLHWTDSPQLHTQFSIVNTQTTASTLLIKTPNVWQVQLSSQSARTGKLQSSVISRNEPVINRTVPHYQPHFLVELQPGDTAQIHIALSAGFSIYQKSPLQVEVLQQDQFEQTDRDRHFWQGMFLGVILVMALYNLFLFFSVKDTSYLHYVLSIAGIGLYFAYYYGFGIEHMWPNSPRWDTWSYTIIVPFTSLARLWFTRTYLNTPVLLPRTNALLTLLNILMSGTLLIGIGTYVLNIDWLAPLVTIIGILNTLILVLMLVAGIDAYNRNYKPALYFITANALLVAGAILFIFREMGLAGDNWFTRYFVQVGVVVQVVLFALGLASRYNQTRQALEEQRLEKERIALETEKEKKQLIEEQKIQLQLQIEAQTLSLRNQNEKLQELNSLKDKLFSVITHDLRNPLATMQSFLKLLTEHHEKLSEAEKQKLMAEAQDSLDHLNRLLFHLLQWSKSQMNLLAFQPEQLDTRESLEKCVRILHLQAHLKKITIETDVDNPCPLHADQQMIDFILRNLLSNAIKFSHMQGHILLKAWVAQQHTYISIQDSGIGISADVVNEILTTHVGATRRGTAKERGTGLGLLISREFIEKHGGQLFIESHPGSGTLMTIAIPLKPKPQGIDTQV from the coding sequence ATGCGTGGGTTGCTGGCCATAATCATTGTTTTTTTTGTACATGTGTTGCAGGCGCAACCGGTGCACAACCCAATGCTGCAATGGAAGGCCGGCGATAGAATGCAACAGCTGTCTTCCAAACAACTGCACTGGACAGACAGCCCTCAATTACATACGCAATTCAGCATTGTAAATACTCAAACTACAGCCAGTACGCTGCTCATTAAAACGCCCAATGTTTGGCAGGTGCAGCTCTCCAGCCAATCGGCACGTACCGGAAAATTGCAATCTTCTGTCATTTCGAGAAATGAGCCGGTGATTAATAGGACCGTCCCTCATTATCAACCCCATTTTTTGGTTGAACTGCAGCCCGGTGATACCGCACAAATACATATTGCGTTGTCTGCAGGTTTTAGTATTTATCAGAAAAGTCCTTTGCAGGTAGAAGTATTGCAACAAGACCAGTTTGAGCAAACCGACCGCGACCGCCACTTTTGGCAGGGCATGTTTTTAGGCGTCATTCTGGTGATGGCGTTGTACAATTTGTTTTTGTTCTTTTCGGTGAAGGATACCAGCTACCTGCACTATGTACTCAGCATTGCAGGCATTGGCTTGTACTTTGCCTACTACTACGGTTTTGGCATAGAACACATGTGGCCCAACAGTCCTCGATGGGATACCTGGAGTTATACCATCATCGTTCCGTTTACCAGCCTTGCCCGTTTGTGGTTTACCCGTACTTATCTCAACACTCCTGTGTTGTTGCCACGCACCAATGCTTTGCTCACACTGCTCAACATACTCATGAGCGGCACATTGCTCATTGGCATTGGTACTTATGTATTAAATATTGATTGGCTGGCGCCATTGGTTACTATCATTGGTATTCTAAACACCCTCATACTTGTATTGATGCTGGTGGCAGGTATTGATGCCTACAACAGAAATTACAAGCCTGCTTTGTATTTCATTACGGCCAACGCATTACTGGTAGCCGGTGCCATCCTGTTTATTTTTAGAGAAATGGGGCTTGCCGGCGACAACTGGTTTACCCGCTACTTTGTACAGGTGGGTGTGGTCGTGCAGGTAGTACTGTTTGCATTGGGCCTGGCCAGCCGCTACAACCAAACCCGGCAGGCTTTAGAAGAGCAGCGATTAGAAAAAGAACGCATTGCACTGGAAACAGAAAAAGAAAAAAAGCAGTTGATTGAAGAACAAAAAATTCAATTGCAATTGCAGATAGAAGCACAAACATTATCGCTGCGCAATCAAAATGAAAAACTGCAAGAGCTGAATAGTTTGAAGGATAAACTATTTAGCGTTATCACCCATGACCTGCGCAATCCGCTGGCCACCATGCAAAGCTTTTTAAAACTGCTGACCGAGCATCACGAAAAACTGAGCGAAGCAGAAAAGCAAAAACTAATGGCCGAAGCACAGGACTCCTTAGATCATTTGAATCGGCTGTTGTTTCACCTGTTGCAATGGAGTAAAAGCCAGATGAATTTGCTGGCCTTTCAACCAGAACAGCTGGATACCAGAGAAAGCCTGGAAAAATGTGTCCGCATTTTGCACCTGCAGGCTCATTTGAAAAAAATAACGATTGAAACGGATGTCGACAATCCATGTCCGTTACATGCCGATCAGCAAATGATAGATTTTATTTTGCGCAACCTGTTGAGCAATGCCATCAAGTTTAGCCACATGCAAGGGCACATTTTACTCAAAGCATGGGTAGCCCAACAACACACCTATATTTCCATTCAAGACAGTGGTATTGGCATTAGTGCCGATGTAGTTAATGAAATTTTAACAACTCATGTGGGCGCCACCAGACGAGGTACGGCCAAGGAAAGAGGCACCGGATTGGGCCTGTTGATCAGCCGTGAGTTCATTGAAAAACATGGGGGGCAATTGTTTATTGAAAGTCATCCTGGCAGCGGCACCCTTATGACCATTGCCATACCGCTAAAGCCCAAGCCACAAGGCATTGATACACAGGTATAA
- a CDS encoding LytR/AlgR family response regulator transcription factor, giving the protein MAGIKILLVEDDWIIAKEITLSLQDMGFEPVGTIDSGEEAIRQMPVLQPDLVLLDIGLSGDLTGIDTARQLKQQFKVPYIFLTALADQSTLEQAKLTEPYAYLVKPVSPESLYSSIEITMHNASQRKVPDVLPAEPLVKPLQYEEGIFVKNKKRLEKVQLSDVLYIEAVDVYAMMFTVHGKFLLSNSLKSVEEKFPASHFMRVHRSFIVNTHKIEAIEENDLMLAGRAIPIGKTFREPVMSRLQVL; this is encoded by the coding sequence ATGGCGGGTATCAAAATTTTATTGGTAGAAGACGATTGGATTATTGCCAAAGAGATTACGCTGAGTTTGCAAGACATGGGCTTTGAACCAGTGGGCACCATTGATAGCGGCGAAGAAGCCATTCGGCAAATGCCGGTATTGCAACCCGATTTGGTATTGCTCGATATTGGCCTGAGTGGCGACTTGACAGGCATTGATACTGCCCGTCAACTAAAGCAACAATTCAAAGTGCCGTATATTTTTCTGACAGCGCTGGCCGATCAGAGCACATTGGAACAAGCCAAGCTCACAGAACCGTATGCTTATCTGGTAAAACCTGTGAGCCCCGAAAGCTTGTACAGTTCTATTGAAATCACCATGCACAATGCGTCGCAACGCAAAGTGCCCGATGTGTTGCCAGCCGAGCCACTGGTAAAACCACTGCAATACGAAGAAGGCATTTTTGTAAAAAATAAAAAGCGGCTGGAGAAAGTACAACTAAGTGATGTGTTGTACATAGAAGCGGTTGATGTATATGCCATGATGTTTACCGTGCATGGCAAATTCCTGTTGAGCAACAGTTTAAAATCGGTAGAAGAAAAGTTTCCGGCGTCACATTTTATGCGTGTCCACCGTTCGTTTATTGTGAACACCCACAAGATAGAAGCCATTGAAGAAAACGATTTGATGCTGGCTGGCAGGGCTATTCCAATTGGTAAAACATTTCGGGAGCCTGTGATGAGCCGCTTGCAGGTATTGTAG
- a CDS encoding response regulator transcription factor, whose product MQTPAEAHQKVVDIWGQYYPTLPAPAQLEEFLQQSKILDHSDLNNLRTVIFAYHDFSIHHINTSTARYFGSVPEEILEVGPTYIIGCLLPQQVEAAVNNTRIISRQLHRASPEEKRRYQSTYVNCNITCRYGNKHRSMFHSIPVLWDEHNNPLLGMFLIHDLEPFLVDGTWWYRYQIGDRIFTYHSAHPELQETDILTSRELEILKLIAEGASSKEIAASLFLSVNTVDNHRRNMLKKTGAVDTSALIHVCKLCHMIQ is encoded by the coding sequence ATGCAAACACCTGCCGAAGCACACCAAAAAGTGGTGGACATTTGGGGGCAATACTACCCAACACTACCAGCACCTGCACAACTCGAAGAGTTTCTGCAACAGTCTAAAATATTAGACCATTCAGACCTCAACAATTTGCGCACCGTGATTTTTGCGTACCACGATTTCAGCATTCACCACATCAACACCAGCACTGCCCGTTACTTTGGTTCTGTACCCGAAGAAATTCTGGAAGTTGGGCCTACGTATATCATTGGCTGTCTTTTACCCCAACAGGTAGAAGCTGCGGTAAACAACACCCGCATCATCTCCCGCCAGTTGCACAGAGCCAGCCCCGAAGAAAAAAGACGCTATCAGTCTACTTACGTGAACTGCAACATTACCTGCCGATATGGTAATAAACATCGCAGCATGTTTCATTCCATACCGGTGTTGTGGGATGAACACAACAACCCTTTGTTGGGCATGTTTCTCATTCACGACCTCGAACCTTTTTTGGTAGATGGCACCTGGTGGTATCGCTATCAGATTGGCGATCGCATTTTTACCTACCACAGTGCTCACCCCGAGTTGCAGGAAACAGATATTCTGACGAGCAGAGAACTGGAAATTTTGAAATTGATTGCCGAAGGTGCCAGCAGCAAAGAAATTGCCGCTTCGCTTTTTTTAAGTGTGAATACGGTAGACAATCACCGCCGCAACATGCTCAAAAAAACAGGCGCTGTTGATACCAGCGCCTTGATTCATGTGTGCAAGCTTTGCCACATGATTCAGTAA
- the trmD gene encoding tRNA (guanosine(37)-N1)-methyltransferase TrmD, which produces MHIDILSVLPELLESPLNHSIMKRAQQKGLLTVRVHNLRQWAVNNQGQIDDYQYGGGAGMVMMCEPLVNAIEQLQAEGGPFDEIIYMTPDGKRFEQRDANQLSLQKRLLIICGHYKGIDERVREHFVTREISIGDFVLSGGEIPAALVVDAIGRLLPGVLNDETSALFDSFQDGLLAPPVYTRPADFRGWKVPDILLSGDPIKVADWRHDQALLRTEQRRPDMLGDE; this is translated from the coding sequence ATGCACATCGATATACTTTCTGTTTTGCCTGAGTTGCTCGAAAGTCCGCTCAACCACAGTATTATGAAGCGGGCCCAGCAAAAAGGCCTGCTCACAGTGCGGGTGCACAACCTGCGCCAGTGGGCCGTCAACAATCAGGGCCAGATAGACGACTACCAATATGGCGGCGGCGCCGGCATGGTGATGATGTGTGAACCATTGGTGAATGCCATTGAGCAATTGCAGGCCGAAGGCGGTCCTTTCGATGAGATCATTTACATGACACCCGATGGCAAACGTTTTGAGCAACGCGATGCCAACCAATTGAGCCTGCAAAAAAGATTGCTCATCATTTGCGGCCATTACAAGGGCATTGATGAACGGGTGCGGGAGCATTTTGTCACCCGTGAAATTTCCATCGGCGATTTTGTGCTGAGTGGTGGCGAAATACCTGCCGCATTGGTGGTGGATGCCATTGGCCGCCTGCTGCCCGGTGTGCTCAATGATGAAACCTCTGCGCTGTTCGATTCTTTTCAGGATGGACTGTTGGCGCCACCGGTATACACCCGCCCGGCCGATTTCCGCGGTTGGAAAGTGCCCGATATTTTGCTGAGCGGCGACCCCATCAAAGTGGCCGACTGGCGCCACGACCAGGCCCTGCTGCGTACAGAGCAGCGCCGCCCCGATATGTTGGGCGATGAATAA
- a CDS encoding DUF4199 domain-containing protein → MKGLIISLILIVFAVVVTIFKLETNKALGIVPLVILIGGIIWANLNFAQQMDGNVTFGQVFGHGFKATALVAGIMGMWVALSLTVLFPESLDRAMEIQRTAMLEQGMSENEVDKALVLGKKMAVPMGTIVSVILYIIVGAIGSLIGAAVAKKNPTPTPFQ, encoded by the coding sequence ATGAAAGGCCTTATCATCAGCCTCATACTGATTGTATTTGCCGTTGTTGTTACCATTTTCAAATTGGAAACCAACAAAGCTTTAGGTATTGTACCTCTGGTTATATTGATTGGCGGAATCATTTGGGCGAACTTAAATTTTGCTCAGCAAATGGATGGCAATGTGACTTTCGGCCAAGTATTTGGACATGGCTTCAAAGCGACTGCTTTGGTGGCAGGAATTATGGGTATGTGGGTAGCCTTGTCTTTAACTGTATTGTTTCCCGAATCACTTGATCGGGCAATGGAAATACAACGCACTGCAATGCTGGAGCAGGGCATGAGTGAAAATGAAGTAGACAAAGCATTGGTGCTCGGTAAAAAAATGGCAGTTCCAATGGGCACTATCGTTTCTGTCATATTGTACATCATTGTAGGCGCTATCGGTTCTTTGATTGGTGCAGCTGTGGCCAAAAAGAATCCAACCCCAACTCCTTTCCAATAA